One Companilactobacillus farciminis KCTC 3681 = DSM 20184 genomic window, AATTGATCCAAAGTGTCAGTCAAATTATCCACGCCAACTTGGGAATTAGGAGGGAAGACTTCAAATGATAATGTAGGATTAGTTTCTGTCATGTATCAACAACTCCTCTCTAACTTCTTTAGCAGCGGTCGTGAGATTTTCGACACTAGCTTTGGCTTCTTTGATTCCACGGGTTTTTAGACCACAGTCAGGGTTGATCCAAACTTTTTCTTGAGGGACTTTTTGTAAAATTTTGTGGATGGTAGTTTTGATTTCTTCAACTGATGGAATACGTGGTGAATGGATATCGTAGACACCAGGTCCGACTTGAAGTTGAAAGTTTTCTTTTTGAAGAGCATCGAGAATTTCCAAATTGGAACGGGAGGCTTCAAATGAAATAACGTCGGCGTCCATGTTTTGAATAGCGGGAATAATATCGGTAAATTCGGAATAGCACATGTGAGTGTGAATTTGTGTCGTTGGTTGAACTTTGCTGTGAACTAGTCGGAATGCTGGAATAGCCCAGTCGAGGTATTCAGAATACCAGTCAGTTTTACGAAGAGGTAATTTTTCTCTTAAAGCAGCTTCGTCGATTTGGATAATCTTGATACCATTTTTTTCGAGATCCAATACTTCATCTTGAATGGCCAAAGCAATTTGAATGGTTGAGTCTTTAATTGAAATATCTTCACGAGGGAAAGACCAGTTCAAAATTGTGACGGGTCCGGTCAACATACCTTTGACGATTTTGTCGGTTTGACTTTGAGCGAATTTAGACCATTTAACAGTGATAGGTTTATTTCTAGCCACGTCGCCCCAGATAATTGGTGGTTTAACGCCACGAGTTCCGTATGATTGTACCCAACCATTTTTACTGAACAAGTAGCCATCGAGGTTTTGTCCGAAGTATTCCACCATGTCGTTACGTTCAAATTCACCGTGGACTAAAACGTCGATGCCAATTTTTTCTTGCCAGTCGAGCCATTCTTTGATGTGGTTGGCAATAAATTCATCGTATTCATTTTGTGAGATTTCTTGATGTCTGAATTGAGCACGAATCTTTTTGACGGCTTTGGTTTGTGGGAAAGATCCGATAGTCGTTGTTGGTAAAAGTGGAAGCTGGAATTCTTGTTTTTGAATAGTTGCTCGTTCTTTTAGACTGGGATGTCTGATAAATGAATCAGCAGTCAAACTAGCGACACGTTTTCTAACTGATTCATTAGGTTGAACACGTTGTTGATCAAATAATTGTTGGTTTTTGGCGATTAGGTCAGTTTTACCATCGAGAATTGCTTGTAGGTCAGATAATTCGGATAATTTTTCTTTGGCAAAGGCGAAATGTTGTTTGATTTCGGGAGTAAAAGTCTCGTTTTCAATCGTGAAAGGCACGTGGAGTAGTGAACAAGACGTTGAAATAACTAGGTTTTTAACCGGCAAACTGTTGATCAAGTCGATAGTTTTTTGATAGTGGTTGCGCCAAATATTCTTACCATTGACCACGCCAGCGAAAAGAATTTTGTCATCAGGGAAACCACTTTGAACTAGTTGGGTCGTTTTTCGACCTTCATGGAAGTCTAACCCGATGCCTTCGATATTTAAATTGATCAAATCTTGATAGACATCACGCACATCGCCGAAGTAAGTTTGGACTAGGACTTTGAGGTTAGACTTATTTTGCAAGAGTCTTTGGTAAATATTCTCGAACAAACTCTTCTTATCGCCCGTGACATCTTTGACCAATTCTGGTTCATCTAATTGAATCCAAGAAGCACCTTGATCGGATAATTTTTCAAAAACTTCTTGATAAACTTTGACTAATTTGTCGACAAAATCATTTGTTGTTACGTCATGGAATTCGCTCAAACTCAGGAGTGTGAAGGGACCAACGATTACGGGGCGAGTTTGAATGCCGGCATTTTTAGCTTCTTGATATTCGTTGAAAATTTTATCGTCATTTAGTTTGATGTCAGTTGTTTTGGTGAATTGTGGTACTAAATAGTGGTAGTTAGTGTTGTACCATTTCTTCATGGGGAGAGCCTTTAGGTCGCCTTTTTCTCCTTGATAGCCACGAGCTAAGGCAAAGTAACGGTCGAGTTTTGACAAATCTAGTTTTTGGGCAGCGTCTGGGATGATATTAAATAGGTAGGCGGTGTCTAAAGTTGTGTCAAAAAATGAAAAATCGTTGCTAGGAATTTCGTCGATACCAGCTTGTTTGATCAGTTGCCAATGCTTGAGGCGCAAATCTTTGGCAAAGTCTAATAATTCTGTTTCAGAAATTTCATTGCGCCAGTATTTTTCAGTGTTGAATTTTAATTCACGATTTTCACCGATGCGTGGAAAACCAATAATTGTTGTTGTCATAAATAAGTCCCCTTTGTGGTAGTAAGTTATTGACTACTAATCTACCATCGA contains:
- the metE gene encoding 5-methyltetrahydropteroyltriglutamate--homocysteine S-methyltransferase — its product is MTTTIIGFPRIGENRELKFNTEKYWRNEISETELLDFAKDLRLKHWQLIKQAGIDEIPSNDFSFFDTTLDTAYLFNIIPDAAQKLDLSKLDRYFALARGYQGEKGDLKALPMKKWYNTNYHYLVPQFTKTTDIKLNDDKIFNEYQEAKNAGIQTRPVIVGPFTLLSLSEFHDVTTNDFVDKLVKVYQEVFEKLSDQGASWIQLDEPELVKDVTGDKKSLFENIYQRLLQNKSNLKVLVQTYFGDVRDVYQDLINLNIEGIGLDFHEGRKTTQLVQSGFPDDKILFAGVVNGKNIWRNHYQKTIDLINSLPVKNLVISTSCSLLHVPFTIENETFTPEIKQHFAFAKEKLSELSDLQAILDGKTDLIAKNQQLFDQQRVQPNESVRKRVASLTADSFIRHPSLKERATIQKQEFQLPLLPTTTIGSFPQTKAVKKIRAQFRHQEISQNEYDEFIANHIKEWLDWQEKIGIDVLVHGEFERNDMVEYFGQNLDGYLFSKNGWVQSYGTRGVKPPIIWGDVARNKPITVKWSKFAQSQTDKIVKGMLTGPVTILNWSFPREDISIKDSTIQIALAIQDEVLDLEKNGIKIIQIDEAALREKLPLRKTDWYSEYLDWAIPAFRLVHSKVQPTTQIHTHMCYSEFTDIIPAIQNMDADVISFEASRSNLEILDALQKENFQLQVGPGVYDIHSPRIPSVEEIKTTIHKILQKVPQEKVWINPDCGLKTRGIKEAKASVENLTTAAKEVREELLIHDRN